A window of Oryza glaberrima chromosome 2, OglaRS2, whole genome shotgun sequence genomic DNA:
AGACATAAATGATAGATATGATCATAACATGAATCCCAATTATCTGCAGTTTTATTCAACGTGCACATtccatcatcattatcatctcAATTCCCTCCACACTTGGAAACATGCCATTCCCATACATGcttagtactccatccgtttcaaaatatttgacaccgttgactttttagcatattcttgaccgttcatcttattcaaaaaaaatttgtgaaatatgtaaaattatatgtgtacatgaaagtatatttaacaatgaatcaaatgatataaaaagataaacaattacttaaattttttgaataagacgaatagtcaaacacatactaaaaagtcaacggtgtcaaacattttgaaacggaaggagtatgagAAGATGGACCAATTAAACACACGTGGAAACTCTTAACGCAATTCCTTACAGTTCACCTAACATGATTATCTTGTAACCATGTATTGGATCATGACACTTATCATTGCAAATCTTTACAAATTCATAAATAAAGCACTCACAAATACATGTGGTTATTAATTACTTAAGTTAATTAGTGACAAGTGCAACCACAAGAGCATCATTAATTTTGAGTGGGTCGACATGTCCATGATCCTAATTAAGAACAAACAGCAGCAACAGACGGCCGACACCATCATGGTGCAATTCTGAAAAAGCAGAGGGGCCAATCCTGCAGAAGATGCGCTGGATAAGGTGGAGATTATGGGGAGGGAACGCAAGGCTGCCTACCCCCGTGGAGGCCTCACCATTATCGACAAAGAGATGCTTTTCTccctgcttaattaattaatttaatcccGTAGCAATCGGGGCCCACTCcctctgacaggtgggccacaGCTGTGCTAGGTCCCACTGTCAGTGTGAGTAGTATAAAGAAGCCCAGTCCATATTAGTGCTTATTTGCAGTGTTACGttaaatcaatcaatcaatccctTTCTTGATTATTTAGTAACTTCTCTAATGGGGAAGTGTCCTTTTTAGAAGAACAAGTCTAACCTAACCTGTTTTTCCGAAGAAATTTGTTTAAATTGGAGTACTAGTAGTAAGACATTTGGGCAGAAGACACGAGGTCAAACCGACGTGTTTCCCGGAGTAATCAAATGGTGGTCAAATTACCCTGTGCTGGATGATAATGACAGTTTGGCCACAGCAATTCTCAACTCACACTGCCTCCACATGACAATGGATTCCATGAATTGAAAATGTGCAGGAATCTGGGTTGGAATGTGCACATTTTCATCAGCCAATTTCTTCAGAGTTTTTCTCACAGATCTGGTCCACACACCATTTTCCTAACACTGAACATGATCACAACAAATAGGGCAATGAGAACAAAATCTTACACTGTGGCAATTTGTCATTTGTCGATGCTGTAGCAACTAGCAACAAAATGCCTGAAACATCACAACTTGGCTAGCACCATGCTACTATACATGTGTTGGAAACATCAGAGATAACGGGCATCAAATTCTCATCCACAGGTTTGGTTTCTACCTCGCTTAGATAAGCTCATAtgacaaaaattaaaatgaaacatACAGAGAGGAACGATTATTCATTGGGTAGGAGCAATGTTATATGCGGACTTTACTTTCTTTTCCAAGAGGGAAACATGCTTATCAAGCATGGACACCACTGCCTCAAACTCGGTCACCTGCTGGTCTATCGCATCAATCTGCGATACATACTCACCAAAGCTTTGGTTTTTCTCATTCAGTTGTTCTACGAAAACCCGCAGGCCGGATGCAACATCTCCATAGTTATTGTATTCCTCTGCTACACGTCGATTCATTTTCTCAAGTAGAGAAAGCTGGCTGTTAGTCCCCTGCAGTGAATGAGATCCAAATGAAAACCCAAGTCTAATAAATAACCACACCACTAAACATTAAGCATAGGTTCAACTGTTGACTCACAGTTCATAGTGAACAAAAACTGCCATATTTTACTTCAAAGTCCAGATTGAGCAACCCATAAGCTTTAAATGTTTAATGGATCCACATGATTAGGTGAAGTTATGTGAAGTAAtcattttcatatcatttatGCACACTTATGCCGGCAAAAGAACTTTGCTGTCGAAAAGCTCATTTATTGCTGAAATGATGATAACAATTTGTTGGCGAAAGCGAATAATTGAGAGGTAGTACAGTTCTCAACAACACGGAACACCAAATTCAAGTGAATAGCCTCTGGTTGCTTCAAACCAAAGGTCTCACAATATCATTGTGCATAAACTCTGCATGTTTCGATTCCACATGCCAAAGAAGAGTGAATCAATGTCTGTTAGTACTTGTGAAATACGAGTTCATGCAATAGCACCCGATACCTTCCTTCCCCACCGTACTGTGCATGCCATTTTGGCCGCAAAAGATGCACTCATCAATCTCAAAAAACAACAACTAGCTAAACTTTGAGTCAGGCACACTATGAATGACTAAAAAAACTCAGCTGATTTTTGACTTGCTGCTAAAATGTGAAACAATTCCATGAAGTGGCACGCGAGTAGCATCAACCAATTGCCCAATTCAATCATGTGAAGTTCACACTAATAACTAAACTCTGAACATTCCCATTTATCGTGGGATACCAAGATAACTGGAACTGCTACACATCCTTGGGAAACAGATTGGGATATAACAATTGGAGCACCTGAACTATATAGGTGAGACAATCTAACTATAAATTCAACGCATATTCCACGAAAAATATAGCTAAATTTGGCACTCTAGGGTTATCAACTCTGCTGCGATTCACAGAATTGTAGGGCAGGCGCCGGCGAATTCTACGACGGCCCACCGTGCAACCGCGACCAGCGAGAAACTACGGGTTCAGGCCGCCGATTTGGCCGTCCATGGATACAAAGAcgaggcggaggtgggggcGAACGGACCTGGAGCTCGCCGCGGACCATGAGGGAGACGTTGGTGAAGAGCTCCGCGAGCGAATCCGCGAGCTCGTCTCGCTCCCCCGACGCCGCGGCCGACATCGCCGGCGGTCCCCTGTGGCccacccttcctcctcctcctcggatcggagctccgccgtcgtcgcggcggcggcggcggtggcgagtgCTCGGGATCGGAGATTGGGATTTGGGACTAAGGCGTGAGTAGGCTTTTGGGCCCAACCCCATTGGTTACTCGGGCCCTCTTGCGGAAGACGCTCTCTTGGGCCCCCACTGGAGCTGGTCCTACAGTTCGGGCCTCGTGGATGGACGGCCCGGCCCGGCTCAAATTGGGCGGTCGTCGAGGCCTATGTAGCCGTAATGGGCCCGGCCCAAAACTGCACGATTCACCCGCAAcatcttctcccctctccttcctctggcggcggcgaggcggagggcggcggcgcgaagtgGTCAGCCAGAGCAcggtgccggcggcgatggagattCGCCGGAGGCTCCATCGGCTCGGCTCGCACGACGCCTGGTGACATTTTGTTcaccctcttcttttttttttctttttgaattttcATAGGAAGTCACAAAGTCCGCGTTCGTCGCGTTATTATGGAGTTAGCGTAGAACTGCATCTCGGATGGGTTAGGGTCTATGCGGATTCTCTTTGCGAATGTGGCTTAAGACCGAAATTTGGTTAGATATGAGAAGAGCAGTAGTGGAATGATTTATCTTCTCTTTGTTTAAAAATGAGGGAGTATTTCGCAAGCCTATGCATATCTTAGCAAACAGAAGATACTATGAGAAAAACACATCTTAAGATGTATTGCACATAAATTACAGACATGTTCTTATGGCCTATCGATAAACCCACATTTCTCGATTAAATGTGACAGAAATCTTAAACATGGCCAgaatatgtataattttgtgaaatgtgCAGGTTTATGGTACTTTTATAAAGTTAGCATGTTTTGTGAAATGCATGCATTTGAGTTTGCTTCCTACTATTTTctagaaagatttttttttctagattgcATCCTACAGATAAATATATGATTAAGAAACTCTTCTTTCAATCTCAAAATAATTTAGGAGAAATGAATTAGAAAAATTTGTTGTACATGTACATACTGTACTAAGCACAACTATTTTTATGCTTTTGTTTACCATACATTTTTTACAGGATTTTGACTTCTTTATTTGATCATAGCACAAGTTTAATTTTACCAATTTATTGTGAgtgaagttgatttttttactcGGTGGGACCATACTACTACACATGTTTTCCCAGTTGCAGGTGGGTCCTAGTCCCACATATTGaattccatcacattaaaatgCTCTGACAAAGTATGTGTAGCTCTAGACTGCTAATAAGTGCAATTGTGCAAACTGCAATATGTATTAGTACTATGTAATTTTTAGTAGTTATGTTCCGCAAAATTTACTTGGGTGTAAATGCCAGAAAGTCGGAATGATATTGAGTATGGTGCAGAGAGAGTTTTATGCTATCTTACTTTTTTTGTTAGGAGTTTTATCCATTTTTCTGTCCATGTTAAATAACCAAATTGAAGATATTGTCAAGACGAGTTCTGTTTCAATAAAAGAAGACAAAACAGCCACTCTTTCAATTTGTTGTGAACACTGAAAACACAAGCAAACGCTAGACATACTAGCatcatataaaaagaaaaagaaaaatacaggcATCAGCCAATAATCTCTTCTTAGAAACGTATTTCTTGGACACGATGCAATTTTGTTTTCCAGTTGTCTCGTTCCCACTCTACCTTGAGTTCATGGTGTTGCATCGTGACATTGAGCTTCTTGAGGGATGCAAGAAGCTCCAAACCTTTAGGAACCTCCCTGAGGGATGGGAGCGACAGCAGAAGCAGCACTTCCAGCCTAATAATGGCCCCTTCCTCAATGACTAGCCTTCTCAACTCCTCCAATTTTCCCAACCAAAGAGTCCTCAGCTGAGGAAACCATCCTGCACGGAGAATTATGTCCTCAGCCCAACATCCCCTGCGTATGCTCAAAAATATCAGATTTGGCACGCTTGATGATATTGATGGGAGTGGATTGGTGTCATTTTTGCAAAATGTCAGTGTCAGGTACTTGATATTTGCACCATACTCACAGAACACTGGTCTTCGGAATGTCTCATTGTCCCAGCATCCTCTGATTGTGAGCTTCTCTAGCTTTGTACATATAGGATTGAAAGCATTAAAATCCAGAGGTTCATTCAGATCGTTGGCACTGATGACCAAGTCATAAAGGTGGTTCATATTTGATAAGGAAGAAAACAGTGTTGCACAGTCAGCACGACAAACATTCTCGACACACAGAAGCCTCAGCTCAGGCAAGTATTTCAGTAGCTTCACCGATTTCTTGGTTGCTTCAACAGTCTGGAGAGTCTGCAGCTGTGCCAAATCAAAAGCACCGTCAGGCAATTTCACACCACGGAAGTAACGCAATTGCCTCTCTTCTGGGTCATACAATTGCTCTGCAAAGATGTGCCTCAGCTTCTTTAATTTAGCTACCTCTCTTGGGAGCCTTTCAATGTTAGTTGATTTCAAGTCCAGAGTTTCCAAATTGGTGAGCTTTTTAATTGATATTGGTAGGGACTTAATACGTGTCCTCCTTAAGCCAAGATAGCGCAAGTTGAACAAGTCCCCAATATTTTCTGGAATCTTGTCCAAGGGTGAGTCTCGTAGTTCTAGAACAGCAAGGTATTTACACCTGGAAATTAGTAAGGTTAACAACTGATAATTAGCAACTCTGTTGGCTGCAATGAATGTCCGGAGACGAGGAAGGTCCATGCTTGATTTTATCAGCTGATTCACCTGATCAAAGTTTGACACTAACAGCCGGCGAACATCATCCTTCTTTTGAGTTTCAAGGTTTATGTCCGCCAGACCAAATCTTTCCTTCCTAGAAAAGGAGAGTGCTAATTCCCTCATAATGTCATGCATCCTGCAGCTTACCACTCTACCAATCTCATCGTTCTCGACAAGTTGCATCATGCTTTGTTGGATCAGCTCAGTGAAGTAGCCGTCTGCAACCTCCTCCAATGTACTCTGACCTCGCTGTATTACAAAGCCCTCTACTATCCATAGCTTGATAAGAAGCTCACGCTTGAAAATATAATCTTGCGGGAACATACtgcaatataaaaaacaatTCTTGAGATGCCTTGGCAAGTACATGAAGCTTATGCTCAGTGCGCTCCTTACTTTGTCTAGGCCAGGGTTGTCCTCCAATTCACACTTGAATTGATTGTTTATTCTTCTCCATACTATCTCTTTTGATTCCTGTACAGCCAATACATTTCCTATTGCATTAATTGCCAACGGCAAGCCTCCACACTTATTTACAATCTGCCTAGACAATTCCTCCAAATGAGAGGGGCACTCCATATTGCTTTTCTGGAAGCACCTTCTACGAAAGAGTTCAAATGCATCATCATTGCCTAGTGGATTAAGCTTCATCTTGTACATTTCTTGAGCCAATGAAGCAACGTCATTATTCCTGGTTGTGATTATTATCCTACTTCCTTTCTTATCATCCATCAATGAGTCAGATAGCTCATGGAAAGCTCTAGTATCCCATACATCATCGAGTACAATCAAGTATTTCTTATTTGACAAAACCTCCTTTAACTCATCATTCAGCTTACCATGGTGCATAGTGTCAAGATCAGTGGGGATTTTGCTTTGGTCCTCGCTCAGCTCTTGAATCAACTGCCTTAATATAGCATTGATGTTATAGTTATGTGATACTGCAATCCATGAATAACAGTCAAAGCTCTTCATTCCCTTCTCCCAATCATAAACCTTCCTGACTAGGGTTGTTTTACCCAATCCACCAAAACCCCATATTGATATTACTGTTCGATCTAACTCCTTGGGATCTAGCCATCTGCCAAGAAGCTCCATGTCTTCTTTCATCCCAACAATGTCATCTCCTTTAACGGCATGAGGAGAACCATTAGATGACAGGAGATGAATATGAGCACTATCACTAGTGTTGTCAAGTAATTCATTGAACATTTCTCGATAATCCCTTTTCAGCTGTGACAAGTGCTTTATCTCTTCCTCGATATCTTTAAGCTCAATAGCGATGCGATGAAAAGCAGTTGGATAGAAGAACTTGTGTATTAACCTTTTAAAATGGTTTTCATGTTCAAGAGCTATGTTATAGCTGTACTCATCTGTTATGTCCTCAACACGGTAAGCGACCTTCCGCACCCTTACTATCCAGCCTTCAAGAACTTTATTGCTGTAGATTTTTGTTCCAACCTGGCTCAAGAAATGATGGATCATGTCTAATTCCCTCTCGATGCGCTTTGCAGTGTATGGTAGATCTGGGAGCCGTGCGGGTTCTTTCTCTAGGTAAGTCCTTAGTGATGATACTCCAAAAGAGGTAACAAGCTTGCCGAGAGCTAGGACTACTGCTGCCTCTGCCATTGTCTGTCTTCACTTACTGACTGATGTGTTACTTCTTGTGGATATGCAAGATTAACCGGTAAGAGCTCCTTTTCTTTTAGCCTGTTGAACAAAAGATGATATCCCTGCTTTATTGTCTGTCTTAGTGAGGCGGCGAAAATTTGAAAAGAACATGGTGGTGTATGTGAATGCTGGTTGGTACTACTTGCTAATTTCCGTTTTAGTATGCCCCCAAACACTAGCCAAACTATGTATTTTATGAACTAGGAATTTGACTTTCGATATATTTCTTGGCATCTTGCTACCAACATATTTGCTACTCCAtctgttttagattataagttgtattgactttggtcaaagtcaaactgaaccatgtttgaccaagtttgtagaaaaaaataataacattttaaacccatgacaaatatattatgaaatatattcaattattgatttaatgaaactaatttggtgttgtaaatattattatatttatctataaacttagttaaacttggagttgtttgactttgatcaaagttaaaacgacttgtaatatgaaacggagggagtataaattttattctgagtggttaaaaaaatttatcttttcggagatttttttttcagtaactGGACGAGGTACATATGAGCTATTAGATTTGCAGGATcacatgcctttttttttagtaaaagaTCGCATGCCTGTTGATGATGCGCAGTTGCAGATATGATTCTTTGGGAcaggaggggaagagagaagaatCCTCTACGATCTGAACGGTCTCCCCTGCTCCACTGGAAATAAGCTCGTGAAGCAAGAAATTATTATTCACTGTCCAGTGTTCTGAACCCAAGTTTGCCGTTCAAGCATGTAGCAATCACCCTGCATGTATCCCTGGGGAGATTGTTTTATCAGAGGAACAAACCTCTATATGAGATGGCAAAACTAAGTAGTCACAGCTCAACAAATGTCTAATTCTCTCTATATGTAGTATAGTACTCGAGAAAAGTGATGAACTCACCTGATGCGATTCCAAATCCTACGATGCCATTGAAGACCAAATTAATCGAAATGAAGTGAACAGTGATTTCAATGATGTGTTGAACATTTTGTGGCAGTTGAACACAGGTGGCTTGAAGCAATCTATAGAAGCATCAGGTCAACTCATCCTTAAATTGATTGGACGTTTAAAGGTACTATACTACTATGTTGTTGAACTCTAGGGTTTTGAAGTATTATTTCTAGTGCTAATCCTCACCTGTCCATTATTAGATAAATAAAATACCTATCATACATGGTTTCTTTGGTCAAACTGAACTATCTTTGCGAGACAATTTGTGTTTGCTTGAGTGTAGTGAACAGACTACCATAATAAGAATATAAAAGCCAAAAGGTAACTGTGGGTATTATTGTATGGGTGATACCATGGGCTTTGTAGAATAAACTTCTTTAGAATGCTTTGTGTTTTGGTTTTGCATCATTGAATGGTGACTTGGTGAGCTCAGTACAAAGTGTTCACTGTTCAATTGTGGATTGTATCTTGGAAACGGTAACCATGCATATCTGAAGTTTTATTTGACCATAATTAAACGCTCATATTTCAAGTGGGGAATTGTGTAAATTGCCAATATGCAGCAACATGAACGAGAATGTTCAGTACTCACTGAGTACGTGGAGATGTGGAGTTATGGGGCAAGTTCTTATCAACTGACACAGTAAGATACTAAGATCTATCAATGTTACTGCGTTGTTAGCAGCTGTGAAAAAAAGGTCTATCATCATATAATCTAAAGAACAGTTTTGCTATTATCGGAAGAATAATTTTGCTCGAAATATCATCTATCATTCTCAGCTCAATCTTTCGCCTACAGCGGTTTACAAGCCGTGACCTTTATTAGCGATAAAAAATGGATAAAACATATGCTCTTAGTGACGTAAAAATTAGTCGATGTTCAAAAATAAACtactacaataaaaaaaatcaaaaatcaactctaaaattaaaatccaaaatcCAAAATTCGGTTGGGATTGAAAAGCCGTAGAAGGGTTGATTGGATTTATGCTATGCCATCACTTGCAGTTGCTGACGGCCACATGTACCGGGCAACGAAGAgagggaaatttaactatttgccactcttgtgACATAAcaattaacgatttgccacaccgtgtctataacatgtgggccctcatgtgtctGATATGTGGGctctcatgtgtctatgacatgtgggcctattggcaaatcgttaagcaccactcgtaagagtggcaaatagttaaaaaccCCACGAAGAGAAGCCTTCGCTACCGCTGGTTAAATGGTTTGACACGACAAGTCAGAATAAATGTTTTACGGGTGCTCAATTCTGTAAGCTTAATTTGGTTGTGAATGTGGGCAAACTCtgggatttctttttttaaaaaaaaattgtttctttgcatgccattcaaatagttatgattttttttaaagaaaaatgaaaataatatgtcactttaaaaatatataagcttaaatttaacttttacaaattacaatgaaaaacacaaatatGACTGTGAGAACATGTATACAAAttacaattaaatttatttattttacaattTATGAAGATCAAATTTCAACTTACATGTCTGTGAGTTATATATTACATACTAATAtatcttatcaattttttttatttttttacgacAATTTGAATGACATGAATCAACGAGGGAACTTCCCTTGACGGATTAAAATCCATTTCCGTGATATGGGCCTAAACTTTCCGACATGCGGGCTCTCTCAGGGGCCCATTTTCTCTGCGTAGGTGAGCAAAGCCCACTATGGCCCACAGGATTTGGCCCACTATGGTCGGGTCGATCACAACATAGGCCATCCAAAGCCGCGGCGCCGGGGagcgacgcggccgccgccggtgagctcgagGGTCGTTGTGCACGAGCTCCGGCGAAGAGGAGCTCGAGGCAAGTAGTGCGCCCGCCGGAGCTGGAGGGGTTGCCTCGGCCCTCGAGGGAAGcactcgcggcggcggccatgcccATGCACGGAGCGAGCCGCGCTCGCTGACGACCGCCGGCGTGCGGCCGTTCCTGCATCTGCTCGACGGTCACCGCCGGCTGCCGGGACCGCGGGAACGGCTTCCTCGGTGGTCACCGGCATCCGCTCTGCTCACCCGAGAGAGAAAACGGAGTGGCGGAGACatgccgccggcgccatggCCGACGCCACGCACCGTCAGGCAAGCCGCCGAGCTCCACGCCCGCCTCACCAcctccggccacctcctcctccacccgccaTCCGCCCGCCACCTCCTCAACTCCCTCGTCAACTGCCTCGAgccccatcccctccacctccgctACGCCCTCCACCTGTTCGAACGAATGCCCCCCTCCACCTTCCTCTTCGACACCGCCCTCCGCGCCTGCTCCCGCGCCGGCTCCGATCCACAccgccccttcctcctcttccgccGTATGCGCCGCGCGGGCGTCCGCCCCGACGGCTTCACGTTCCACTTCCTGTTCaagtgctcctcctcctcctcccgcccccACTCCCTCCTCCTGTGCACGATGCTGCACGCCGCCTGCCTGCGCACCATGCTACCATCCGCCGCGCCGTTCGTCTCGAATTCTCTCATCCACATGTACATTCGGCTCGGGCTCGCTGCCGACGCTCGCCGAGCTTTTGATGAGATCCATGTCAAGGACGCGGTTGCCTGGACAATGCTGATCAGTGGGCTGGCCAAGATGGGCATGCTCTGTGACGCGCAGCTTCTTCTATCTCAGGCTCCAGTGAGGGATGTGATCTCGTGGACAAGCTTGATTGCCGCCTACTCCCGTGCCAATCGGGCCAGAGAGGCTGTGGGTTGCTTCAAGACCATGCTTTCTCATGGCATTGCACCGGACGAGGTTACCGTAATCGCCGTGCTCTTGGCATGCGCAAAGCTCAAGGATTTGGAACTGGGACGTTCCCTGCACTTGCTTGTCGAGGAGAAGGGGATGCCGACGAGTGAAAATCTCGTGGTTGCGCTCATCGACATGTATGCCAAGTGTGGTGATTTTGGTCATGCGCAACAGGTTTTCGATGCCCTGGGTAGAGGCCCAAGGCCTCAATCATGGAATGCTATCATTGATGGATACTGCAAGCATGGGCATGTTGATGTTGCACGGTCTCTGTTTGATGAAATGGAGGTCCGTGATATCATCACATTCAACTCGATGATGACTGGGTGCATCCACAGTGGCCAGCTTAGAGAAGCATTGCTATTGTTCATGAGTATGAGGAGACATGACCTGCGTGTCGACAACTTTACGGTGGTGAATCTTCTAACTGCTTGCGCAAGCTTAGGTGCATTACAACAGGGCAGGgcattgcatgcttgcattgaGCAGAGGCTGGTGGAAGCAGATATATACCTTGGTACTGCACTGCTGGACATGTATATGAAATGTGGGAGGGTCGACGAGGCAACCATTGTTTTCCAACGGATGGGCAAGAGAGATGTTCATACTTGGACCGCTATGATCGCAGGTCTTGCATTCAATGGGATGGGTAAGGCTGCTCTGGAGCATTTCTACCAGATGAGGTGTGATGGCTTCCAGCCTAATTCAGTTAGCTACATTGCTGTTCTGACTGCATGCAGCCACTCATGTCTACTGAATGAAGGCCGTCTGTACTTTGATGAGATGAGAATCTTGTACAACATACATCCTCAGATTGAGCACTATGGCTGCATGATTGATCTGCTGGGACGCAGTGGGCTTTTGGATGAAGCAATGGATCTTGTCAAGACCATGCCCATACAACCAAATGCTGTCATATGGGCCTCCATTTTGAGTGCTTGCAGAGTCCATAAACACATTGACTTAGCTCAATGTGCCGCAGAGCATCTTCTGAAGCTAGAACCTGACGAGGATGGTGTCTATGTCCAGTTATATAACATATACGTAGACTCTAGACAATGGGAAAATGCGTCAAAGATAAGGATGTTGATGGAAGAAAGGCAAGTTAAGAAGACTGCAGGATATAGTTCTATTACTGTGGCTGGGCAGGTGCACAAGTTTGTTGTTAGTGACAAATCACATCCACGGATATTGGAAATCATTGCAATGCTGGAGGAGATTTCACACAGGTTAAAGTCATTGGGTTATTCACCGCTTACATCACAGATAACAGTGGATGTGGATGAGGAAGAGAAAGAACAAGCGCTGCTAGCACACAGTGAGAAGCTGGCCATTGCTTTTGGCCTCATTAGTCTAGCACCAAACTTGCCGGTTCATATCAGAAAGAATCTGAGGGTATGTGAGGA
This region includes:
- the LOC127761585 gene encoding biogenesis of lysosome-related organelles complex 1 subunit 2, whose product is MSAAASGERDELADSLAELFTNVSLMVRGELQGTNSQLSLLEKMNRRVAEEYNNYGDVASGLRVFVEQLNEKNQSFGEYVSQIDAIDQQVTEFEAVVSMLDKHVSLLEKKVKSAYNIAPTQ
- the LOC127761657 gene encoding disease resistance protein RPM1-like, with amino-acid sequence MAEAAVVLALGKLVTSFGVSSLRTYLEKEPARLPDLPYTAKRIERELDMIHHFLSQVGTKIYSNKVLEGWIVRVRKVAYRVEDITDEYSYNIALEHENHFKRLIHKFFYPTAFHRIAIELKDIEEEIKHLSQLKRDYREMFNELLDNTSDSAHIHLLSSNGSPHAVKGDDIVGMKEDMELLGRWLDPKELDRTVISIWGFGGLGKTTLVRKVYDWEKGMKSFDCYSWIAVSHNYNINAILRQLIQELSEDQSKIPTDLDTMHHGKLNDELKEVLSNKKYLIVLDDVWDTRAFHELSDSLMDDKKGSRIIITTRNNDVASLAQEMYKMKLNPLGNDDAFELFRRRCFQKSNMECPSHLEELSRQIVNKCGGLPLAINAIGNVLAVQESKEIVWRRINNQFKCELEDNPGLDKVRSALSISFMYLPRHLKNCFLYCSMFPQDYIFKRELLIKLWIVEGFVIQRGQSTLEEVADGYFTELIQQSMMQLVENDEIGRVVSCRMHDIMRELALSFSRKERFGLADINLETQKKDDVRRLLVSNFDQVNQLIKSSMDLPRLRTFIAANRVANYQLLTLLISRCKYLAVLELRDSPLDKIPENIGDLFNLRYLGLRRTRIKSLPISIKKLTNLETLDLKSTNIERLPREVAKLKKLRHIFAEQLYDPEERQLRYFRGVKLPDGAFDLAQLQTLQTVEATKKSVKLLKYLPELRLLCVENVCRADCATLFSSLSNMNHLYDLVISANDLNEPLDFNAFNPICTKLEKLTIRGCWDNETFRRPVFCEYGANIKYLTLTFCKNDTNPLPSISSSVPNLIFLSIRRGCWAEDIILRAGWFPQLRTLWLGKLEELRRLVIEEGAIIRLEVLLLLSLPSLREVPKGLELLASLKKLNVTMQHHELKVEWERDNWKTKLHRVQEIRF
- the LOC127763334 gene encoding pentatricopeptide repeat-containing protein At3g62890-like; its protein translation is MPPAPWPTPRTVRQAAELHARLTTSGHLLLHPPSARHLLNSLVNCLEPHPLHLRYALHLFERMPPSTFLFDTALRACSRAGSDPHRPFLLFRRMRRAGVRPDGFTFHFLFKCSSSSSRPHSLLLCTMLHAACLRTMLPSAAPFVSNSLIHMYIRLGLAADARRAFDEIHVKDAVAWTMLISGLAKMGMLCDAQLLLSQAPVRDVISWTSLIAAYSRANRAREAVGCFKTMLSHGIAPDEVTVIAVLLACAKLKDLELGRSLHLLVEEKGMPTSENLVVALIDMYAKCGDFGHAQQVFDALGRGPRPQSWNAIIDGYCKHGHVDVARSLFDEMEVRDIITFNSMMTGCIHSGQLREALLLFMSMRRHDLRVDNFTVVNLLTACASLGALQQGRALHACIEQRLVEADIYLGTALLDMYMKCGRVDEATIVFQRMGKRDVHTWTAMIAGLAFNGMGKAALEHFYQMRCDGFQPNSVSYIAVLTACSHSCLLNEGRLYFDEMRILYNIHPQIEHYGCMIDLLGRSGLLDEAMDLVKTMPIQPNAVIWASILSACRVHKHIDLAQCAAEHLLKLEPDEDGVYVQLYNIYVDSRQWENASKIRMLMEERQVKKTAGYSSITVAGQVHKFVVSDKSHPRILEIIAMLEEISHRLKSLGYSPLTSQITVDVDEEEKEQALLAHSEKLAIAFGLISLAPNLPVHIRKNLRVCEDCHSAIKLISRLWNREIIVRDRSRFHHFREGTCSCNDFW